The segment TAGAAGGCTTGTTTGACACATTCGTTTCTGAAAACCGGATCACAAAAGGGAAACCTGATCCGATGTGTTACTTACTGGCAGCCGAAGACCTGAAACGCAATCCGGAAGATTGCATTGTTTTCGAAGATTCATTTGCTGGAATCACAGCAGCAACACGTGCCGGCATGCGGGTTATCGGCTTAAGCACAACAAATCCGGAAGAAACATTAAAAGACAAAGTATATAAAGTTATTCCCAACCTGCAAAATTGCACGTTCGACGATTATCTTTCCTGGCAAAAGTAAACGAATACGATCACAGAAACGCAGAGGTACGGATTCCTTCGGTTAATGCCAAAGCAGGACCTGCATCTTGTCCTCTGCCCTTTTCTTCTCTATTTAAACAGGAAAGTCCAGTCCGAACCCGCAGGACAACAATACGTTTGAATGCCCACAGCTTCTGCAGCCTTGCAATTGATAGCCGAATCATCAATAAAAAACGTTGAATCAGCCGTAATCATCGAATCCTGTAAAACGAATTTGAATATTTCTACATCCGGTTTCTGCATGTGAAGTTCATAGGAAAGATAAATCCGGTCAAAAAAGTCATCCACCTTGTGTCCTTTATACTGAAATCTGTTTTGCACGGCCCATTGCCAATGAATACTGTTTGTATTGCTCAGCAGAAGTATATGATACTGCTTACGCAATTCGAGCAGCCAGTCCAATTTATAACTTGGAATATCACCTAAGATAGAAACCCAAGCCTCATCTATCTGAGAATCGGTCAACTGCTGATCCGACAGACGCCGCATGCTCGCACGAAAAGCGGCAGCCGAAATATTTCCTGATTCCAGCTGCATATACAGTTCCTTCTGACGGTAATCGTCTAAAACACTTTCATGAATACTTGCTATACCCAACTTTTCAAAGGCTTCCCGACAAGCCGTACGATCGAGATTAATCAATACACCTCCAAAATCGAAGATCAGATTCTTGATACCCTTCACCATAACCGCATTTAGTTTTTATACAGTCCGCCCCAGCCAAAACCAATACAATGGCGGTAAAACTCTTTTGGGTAAAAGTAATAAAGATATTCATATAATAATAGGATTTTACATTTTTTATTCAATCTGTTTTTACCCGGTTTTCTCAAGCAAATCGCACGGTTTTTCTAAGTAAATGCAGATAAAAAATGAATATTCATGTTTTATTGAAACACTATGCGTATCTTTGCAACTCGTTGAAACAATTATCCTGAATTAATTATGATGAAAAAGTATTTCGTAGCAACAGCTATGGTGTTGCTTCTTTCGGCTTGTGGAGGGAATAAACATACTCCTTTTGACACGAAAATGCACGCCAGTCTTGAACGCTCTCTGACTTGGCGAACAGACTCAACCGGGATCTGGGAAACGGCTGGCTGGTGGAACTCTGCCAACCTGCTGACTGCAGTCATCCGCTATGCAGAAGTAACTAAAAATAAAAGAGAGATTGTTCCGGTAATCGAAGATGTGTACAACAAGGCCAAACATTATCCGATTGCTGATTCAACAGGCCAGGTAGTTCGTTATTGTGATAACTTTATCAATGATTATTATGATGATGAAGGATGGTGGGCTTTGGCATGGATCAATGCTTTCCGTTTGACTAACGATAAAAAATACCTTGACATGGCGGAAACCATCTTTAAGGATATGACGACAGGCTGGAGTGATGACACATGCGGAGGCGGTTCATTCTGGAAAAAGAATCCGTTGCAATACAAAAACTCTATTGCCAATAATTTGTTTGCCTTAACGGCAATCCGGCTTTACAATGAAACGGGGAAACAAATGTATGCAGACTGGTTTAAGAAAGAAGTGAACTGGTATCTGCAAACGGGAATGTATAATACAGACATCCAGCAAATAGAAGACGGACTGAACAAAGAAGACTGCATGCCTAACCGGGGTGCTCATTATACCTACAATCAGGGCGTAGCCATTGCCGTGCTGACAGAAATGTATTTGCATTCTCATGATAAGAAATACCTGAGCATGGCAGAAAAGATTGCACAGGCAACCATTACGAAAGAACTTGTCAACGATGAAGGAATTCTCTGCGAAATGAATCCGCAGGTAGCCAAAAGTCGGGATGGCGTTCAGTTCAAAGGCATCTTTATCCGTCACCTTGGCTTTCTATATAAGGTGACCAACAATGCGATCTATAAAGATTTCATCATTAAAAATGCAGAATCGATCATTACCCGCGATTACGATCCTAACACCATGAGTTTTGGCTGTTATTGGTACGGCCCTTTCCAAGAAGTGAGCGCTGCTGCCAATTCAAGTGCTTTGGAATGTGTCATCGAAGCAAAAGCTATTTACTAATGACTCAACTTCATGAATGATTCTTCAAATACAGAAAAGGGATTTAGCGCGCTAAATCCCTTTTCTCATAGATAATATATCCATCCTTACCATTTACATCTTACCTGAATACCTTCAGGGCTATTCTCAAATGTAAGCAACAACGTATGGCTGGATTCATCCCATTCTGAAACAGCATCCTTCAAATCCTCACCCTTCGCATTCCGGATCCGTACTTTATCTGGTGCTGCCGGAAGTAAAACCCGCATGACATTCGTCGTCTCTGCCGGGCTCTTGGCTACAAACGAATAAGAACTTTTCTTTACTTTCTCATCATACACACGAGCAGCCCCACAAAGAACCTGAGGTTGTTCCGGATTCTTTACCTGATCAAGATTGATGACAAAGGCCTGTTCTCCCGGATTCACCGTCTTCTGACTCAAGACAGGCAACTTCGGATCAAACAAATCAATCAGTCTCCCTTTCAACTGATAAGGCGTCGTACTTACGCTCTCATCCATAACGGAAACCAGTTCATACATGCCTCGTTGCAGATAAAAGTTATTCTTAAATTCCAAACTGCCGGCCTTACCCTTGTCTTCGTACATACGCTTGACAATTTCAACAAACACCTTGTCGCCATCCTCTTGCATAACAAACTGCTTCGGCTCTTTTCGGATAATATAGACCGTGCCTTTGCCGCAGGCATATTCGCCTTCGCTAGCGTTCGGTTTAATACCCATCAATTGGAAAAGATGTTCTGACGGCGCCTGGAAATGATTTTCTCCTTGGTTCCACCATTCCTGTACCTGCTGGAAAGGATCTCGATCTGTACCACTATAAACTAATACGCCACCCTTTTTCACCCAATCAGCTATATACTGATGTGCTTTTTCATCAAGAGGCTTCATGTTTGAGTAACTCATCAACAGAACTTTCGTGTCTTTCCAGTTTTCCGGATACGAGACATTTTCAAGATGCATCAGATGTACGGGAACGC is part of the Parabacteroides sp. AD58 genome and harbors:
- a CDS encoding HAD family hydrolase, with the translated sequence MVKGIKNLIFDFGGVLINLDRTACREAFEKLGIASIHESVLDDYRQKELYMQLESGNISAAAFRASMRRLSDQQLTDSQIDEAWVSILGDIPSYKLDWLLELRKQYHILLLSNTNSIHWQWAVQNRFQYKGHKVDDFFDRIYLSYELHMQKPDVEIFKFVLQDSMITADSTFFIDDSAINCKAAEAVGIQTYCCPAGSDWTFLFK
- a CDS encoding glycoside hydrolase family 76 protein; its protein translation is MMKKYFVATAMVLLLSACGGNKHTPFDTKMHASLERSLTWRTDSTGIWETAGWWNSANLLTAVIRYAEVTKNKREIVPVIEDVYNKAKHYPIADSTGQVVRYCDNFINDYYDDEGWWALAWINAFRLTNDKKYLDMAETIFKDMTTGWSDDTCGGGSFWKKNPLQYKNSIANNLFALTAIRLYNETGKQMYADWFKKEVNWYLQTGMYNTDIQQIEDGLNKEDCMPNRGAHYTYNQGVAIAVLTEMYLHSHDKKYLSMAEKIAQATITKELVNDEGILCEMNPQVAKSRDGVQFKGIFIRHLGFLYKVTNNAIYKDFIIKNAESIITRDYDPNTMSFGCYWYGPFQEVSAAANSSALECVIEAKAIY